A stretch of Pogoniulus pusillus isolate bPogPus1 chromosome 25, bPogPus1.pri, whole genome shotgun sequence DNA encodes these proteins:
- the PCARE gene encoding photoreceptor cilium actin regulator encodes MGCTPSHSDIANTVSKGGLKALNKPKSIWRIDPGDKGIPLLVKGSACYDIDEFHQYEVQRRDCLEEKEDELSDQDKNDNLELSLKAHSDPQVSREDEKTERTATDAEIAMSELIESQKHIAEAIEIRKQSSCESEASPFVLDDRNESSAKQLPKKGKKQKSQRTAKQGRPSKIKEKSNLALCEPEKKVDFPEVLVKAHQSAYAYLHPNLSKYEAILQMANQATQTQLFLQQMVSFLVLRFGEINQLLEEIADDGESLLKDVGGNLAWPAEKGDMKEHPDLLQQLLQYTVNKMQLLSGTLASLTSDALQETCSFLQSAASNLEGKLKAKQSFDERLLLTVRLLEASAMGYSQSHSDDRTLYSEDSGIGVDSESLKEFSTLSQHGGQASCDSCAHGHLPQRHARTVEHVCDGAVPPGAAASHNCALERQFKDIFYSSTHSREVTSCQGGVPEGISPIFQYPSMSKSHSCNSFPSDSTQEGEHFRIRESTDFASDDDDDEGSTLGEDDDNMSLSEMGRDALPRRPLSSPAVTDNAQRQSIKRTENAETEEIILKMKDAISEKIKFVPAKCRRKEWIEDESGRAVLKTRPSTATGSQKTFRKQQRSRSEESLRSQAEDPTLLELQRTQKELNKRLETLYGKKCADNNPDLWKSRAEPYLLDEQIASRSSRKLKACLSKNFNILPNQDKVPLFMTDQNSAHQRDEKRDRKTLRATVPTQETSGSKENEPPSTQMLGGSSCAPRQSVKKLIETFSPTDNLVKAAPLRSLGPIKCIRKFGLPVIPPTVPFQRGLATLNLKHRVSPAEDTNPSNSNGASSSFPNAFFPTPAAELSKQATQEESDEDIENLPPPPPEMLMDSSFDLAEFEEIPRTEGYSAEDAKKSTKREFCATKRSQVSPKMKASLQSIDLLPSKSISGPSAITSKGLKSTGAGEEKLQRYSLELNPTNVRIPSQEEILATQRKEAEDLYKQTRKIIPLQNPSGVSKSHSSSSESKDPNLPEPSVPYQKHSSPDSLRRNEKGSAFARRVSPTRTPPSSPTEKRLVIPSTQHRHSLQAFSNPQPSSPTVQRKPSPPSSPRVPSPPLQRKLPSPPPQRKPFSPPVGHKQNLPTAHRPLGSAAHRQDANPTLFPTAPSPPASPSRSYKGTRAGLDAGDDHQLSSSKRASNIHSIFCPATSSLFEARPSLVATKPTGEVSSQPEASPLSQKSSLVFKQSGDRVRKLSLSAINPQPFVRRSFSDRRPGVQFHLPAPVTSGSEPALNQASLEENPRKAGDSWNSPCAPEIKESNRSSSHPELYIVGQGLQRD; translated from the exons ATGGGCTGCACACCTTCTCACAGTGACATTGCTAATACCGTTTCAAAAGGTGGGCTTAAGGCTTTGAACAAACCCAAAAGTATTTGGCGCATTGATCCAGGGGATAAAGGAATCCCTCTGCTGGTTAAAGGTTCAGCTTGCTACGATATTGATGAATTCCACCAATATGAGGTACAGAGGAGAGACTGcctggaagaaaaggaggatgaACTCTCAGACCAAGACAAAAATGATAATTTGGAGTTATCTCTCAAGGCTCATTCAGATCCCCAGGTTTCCAGGGAAGATGAGAAAACGGAGAGGACAGCCACAGATGCTGAAATCGCTATGTCCGAACTGATTGAGTCTCAAAAACACATCGCTGAGGCCATAGAGATCAGAAAGCAAAGCTCCTGTGAATCGGAAGCATCGCCATTCGTTTTGGACGACAGGAATGAAAGCAGCGCAAAGCAACTcccaaagaaaggaaagaagcaaaaaagTCAAAGGACAGCAAAGCAAGGTCGACCCAGCAAAATTAAAGAAAAGTCCAATTTGGCCCTGTGTGAGCCAGAGAAAAAGGTTGATTTCCCAGAAGTGCTTGTTAAGGCTCATCAGAGTGCATATGCCTACTTACATCCTAACCTCTCCAAGTATGAAGCTATACTTCAGATGGCCAACCAGGCTACCCAAACCCAGCTCTTCCTGCAGCAGATGGTAAGCTTTCTCGTGCTTCGCTTTGGTGAAATCAACCAGCTCTTGGAAGAAATTGCTGATGATGGAGAAAGTCTTCTCAAGGATGTAGGTGGGAAcctagcatggccagcagaaaaAGGTGACATGAAGGAGCACCCTGATCTCCTGCAACAACTACTGCAGTACACGGTAAATAAAATGCAGTTGCTGAGTGGGACTCTGGCCTCTCTTACCTCCGATGCCCTGCAGGAGACATGCAGCTTCCTGCAGTCTGCTGCAAGCAATTTGGAAGGAaaactgaaagcaaagcaaagctttgATGAGCGCCTGCTATTGACAGTAAGGCTGCTTGAAGCCTCAGCGATGGGTTACTCTCAGTCCCACAGTGATGACAGGACTCTTTATTCTGAGGACAGTGGCATTGGTGTGGACAGTGAATCCCTCAAAGAGTTCAGCACTCTCAGCCAGCATGGAGGACAAGCAAGCTGTGACTCTTGTGCCCATGGGCATCTGCCCCAGAGGCATGCCAGAACAGTGGAGCATGTGTGTGATGGGGCAGTGCCGCCAGGCGCAGCTGCATCCCACAACTGTGCACTTGAAAGGCAGTTCAAGGATATATTTTATTCATCTACGCACAGCAGGGAAGTGACCTCTTGCCAAGGTGGAGTACCAGAAGGCATTTCTCCCATATTCCAATATCCAAGCATGAGCAAAAGCCATTCCTGTAATTCCTTCCCATCTGACTCTACTCAAGAAGGTGAACATTTCAGAATCCGTGAATCAACAGATTTTGCTTCTGATGATGACGATGATGAAGGGAGCACCCTTGGGGAGGACGATGACAACATGAGTTTATCAGAAATGGGGAGGGATGCTTTGCCAAGGAGGCCACTGTCTTCTCCAGCAGTCACTGATAACGCACAAAGGCAGTCCATCAAGAGGACAGAGAACGCAGAGACAGAGGAAATCATTCTGAAGATGAAAGATGCCATCAGTGAAAAAATCAAGTTTGTCCCAGCTAAATGCAGACGTAAAGAATGGATAGAAGATGAGAGTGGAAGAGCAGTCCTAAAAACAAGGCCCAGTACAGCAACAGGCAGCCAGAAAACCTTCAGAAAACAACAACGGTCCAGGTCAGAGGAGTCTCTCAGAAGCCAAGCAGAGGATCCAACCCTCCTAGAGCTTCAGAGAACTCAAAAAGAGCTCAACAAAAGACTGGAAACGCTTTATGGAAAGAAGTGTGCAGATAACAACCCAGATCTTTGGAAATCAAGGGCAGAACCTTATTTGCTGGATGAACAGATTGCATCTAGGTCCTCTAGAAAACTGAAGGCATGCCTCTCAAAAAATTTCAACATCCTGCCTAACCAGGATAAAGTCCCTTTATTTATGACTGATCAAAATTCTGCTCATCAACGGGATGAAAAAAGAGACAGGAAGACTTTAAGAGCTACTGTGCCTACCCAGGAGACATCAGGAAGCAAGGAAAATGAACCTCCTAGCACACAAATGCtcggtggcagcagctgtgccccacGACAGTCTGTCAAAAAGCTTATTGAAACGTTCAGTCCTACTGACAATCTTGTAAAAGCTGCACCTTTAAGATCTTTAGGCCCAATAAAGTGCATTAGAAAATTTGGACTTCCAGTTATCCCACCCACTGTTCCCTTTCAGAGAGGCCTGGCAACTTTAAATCTTAAGCATCGTGTTTCACCAGCAGAAGACACAAACCCTTCAAACAGCAATGGAGCTTCTTCTAGCTTTCCAAATGCCTTTTTTCCCACACCAGCTGCAGAATTAAGcaagcaggccacacaggaagaGAGTGATGAAGACATTGAGaacctgccaccaccaccacctgaaATGTTAATGGACAGTTCTTTTGACTTAGCAGAGTTTGAAGAAATTCCAAGAACAGAAGGATACTCTGCAGAAGACGCCAAAAAGTCCACCAAAAGAGAATTTTGTGCTACTAAGAGATCACAAGTCTCCCCCAAAATGAAAGCCTCCCTTCAGTCCATTGATTTATTACCAAGTAAAAGTATCAGTGGCCCCAGTGCAATCACTAGTAAAGGTCTAAAAAgtactggagcaggggaggagaaATTGCAGAGGTACTCCCTGGAGCTGAACCCTACCAATGTGCGCAtccccagccaggaggagatATTGGCAACCCAGAGGAAAGAGGCTGAGGATTTATACAAACAAACCCGTAAGATTATTCCTCTTCAAAATCCCAGTGGAGTTTCAAAGtcgcacagcagcagctcggAAAGCAAAGATCCCAATTTGCCAGAACCTTCGGTGCCGTATCAGAAGCACAGTTCTCCTGATTCGCTCAGGAGAAACGAAAAAGGCTCAGCGTTTGCCAGGAGGGTCTCCCCAACAAGAACTCCTCCTTCTTCACCAACTGAGAAACGGCTTGTCATTCCCTCAACGCAACACAGACACTCTCTGCAGGCTTTTAGCAACCCACAACCAAGCTCACCCACCGTGCAGAGAAAACCCAGTCCTCCCTCTAGCCCTAGGGTGCCCAGCCCACCCTTGCAGAGGAAGCTGCCCTCTCCACCGCCCCAGCGAAAGCCATTCAGCCCTCCTGTGGGGCACAAGCAAAACTTGCCAACAGCGCACCGGCcgctgggctctgcagcacaccGCCAAGATGCAAACCCCACCCTGTTccccactgccccctccccaccagctTCCCCATCCCGCTCCTACAAGGGgaccagagctgggctggatgctGGGGACGACCACCAGCTCTCATCCTCCAAGAGGGCCAGCAATATCCACTCAATATTTTGTCCAGCCACGTCTTCCTTATTTGAAGCCAGACCTTCCCTGGTAGCCACCAAACCTACTGGGGAGGTGAGCAGCCAGCCTGAAGCTTCACCACTTTCTCAAAAGAGCAGTTTGGTTTTCAAGCAGTCTGGAGACCGTGTCAGAAAGCTATCCCTGAGTGCCATCAATCCTCAGCCATTCGTGAGGAGAAGTTTCTCTGACCGCCGACCAGGGGTCCAATTTCATCTTCCAGCTCCCGTAACATCTGGCAGCGAACCTGCGCTTAACCAAGCGAG cctggaggagaaccCTAGGAAAGCAGGAGATTCTTGGAACAGCCCTTGCGCTCCTGAAATCAAAGAGTCCAACAGATCCTCTTCCCACCCCGAGCTCTACATTGTgggccaggggctgcagagggactga